In Pieris rapae chromosome 24, ilPieRapa1.1, whole genome shotgun sequence, a single window of DNA contains:
- the LOC110993701 gene encoding uncharacterized protein LOC110993701, protein MIRYICLLAIAGSAKAQNDESSLDSIFMSSNNNKKSIEDLKCSKIEPTDGSVWQGCYDCFTCDHPRFLQHSKANSHTRRLIVDDNCAPLEVCCVNQNEVTSLRGLGKCGISNPEGEPRSVRPTLRSVLPGQYPWRAWLYAEDTKLCPVSYIHFYPEVLVTTATCLTHVTNMEDNLSVRFERNPSREANIASFKIHPNFDHEKHDIALLKLETPVNFSRPVCRPEGKPEVGTTCVAVTRDDITITAVIPPQNQCNNIEGTMCALVPRHDFIPEPASGLFCADQSQQVEKYFLHGIMLSNTENVITYTQISDYDKWITDEINVWRI, encoded by the exons ATGATTAG ATATATTTGTCTTCTCGCCATCGCTGGGTCTGCAAAGGCACAAAATGACGAGTCGAGTCTGGACAGTATATTTATGTCTTCAAATA ataataaaaaatcaattgagGACCTTAAATGTTCGAAGATAGAGCCGACGGATGGAAGTGTGTGGCAGGGGTGCTACGACTGTTTCACCTGTGACCATCCAAGGTTCCTTCAGCACTCGAAGGCTAATTCGCATACACGACGATT AATTGTGGACGACAACTGCGCACCGCTTGAAGTGTGTTGTGTTAACCAAAATGAAGTTACTAGCTTAAG GGGTCTAGGGAAATGCGGGATTAGCAACCCTGAAGGTGAACCGAGAAGCGTCAGACCAACGTTGAGAAGTGTACTCCCCGGCCAATACCCTTGGAGGGCCTGGCTTTATGC CGAGGACACAAAATTGTGTCCGGTGTCATACATACACTTCTACCCGGAGGTGCTCGTCACAACGGCCACCTGCTTGACACATGTAACGAACATGGAAGATAATTTGAGCGTTCGATTCGAGCGAAATCCCAGCAGAGAAGCGAACATTGccagttttaaaatacatccTAATTTTGATCATG aaaaacaCGACATCGCACTTCTAAAGCTAGAGACACCTGTGAATTTTTCTCGCCCTGTGTGTAGACCGGAAGGAAAACCGGAAGTGGGAACCACTTGTGTCGCTGTAACGCGTGATGATATTACT ATAACAGCTGTTATACCACCACAAAACCAGTGTAACAATATAGAGGGTACCATGTGTGCATTGGTGCCACGTCATGATTTTATTCCTGAACCAGCCAGTGGACTATTTTGTGCAGATCAG agTCAACAAGTCGAGAAATATTTCCTACACGGAATAATGTTGAGTAATACCGAGAATGTCATAACATATACACAGATAAGCGACTACGACAAGTGGATCACtgatgaaataaatgtatggcGTATTTAA
- the LOC110993697 gene encoding gastrula zinc finger protein XlCGF49.1, which produces MGDIDVSDPIEVKCEIIEISDEEDPPQKKKRKRTVQKKPQACPTCGKVFLTGYELRKHNRTHTGERPYMCSLCGKTYTQPGHLSIHALSHTGVKNFNCTECGAAFYRKADLDRHEKIHTGVKPYQCEICAKSFTQKNNMLMHYKTHVGDKPHECLVCGKRFITKSKLTLHSRKHDKDKKRKNDYL; this is translated from the exons ATGGGAGATATTGACGTTTCTGATCCAATAGAAgttaaatgtgaaattattgAGATCTCGGACGAGGAAGATCCTCCACAAAA aaaaaaaagaaaacgcacAGTACAAAAGAAGCCTCAGGCCTGTCCAACATGTGGCAAAGTCTTCTTGACAGGATATGAATTAAGAAAACACAATAGAACACATACAGGAGAACGTCCATACATGTGTTCCCTGTGTGGAAAGACGTACACACAACCCGGACATTTGAGCATTCATGCGCTATCACATACAGGAGTCAAGAATTTCAATTGTACAGAATGTGGGGCAGCGTTTTATAGGAAAGCTGATCTGGATAGACATGAGAAAATCCATACTGGAGTCAAGCCGTACCAATGTGAAATTTGTGCAAAGAGCTTCACACAGAAGAATAATATGCTGATGCATTATAAGACACACGTTGGGGACAAACCCCACGAGTGCCTGGTGTGTGGGAAACGGTTTATAACTAAGAGTAAATTGACGTTGCACTCGAGGAAACACGATAAAgataaaaagagaaaaaacgattatttatag